The Papaver somniferum cultivar HN1 chromosome 6, ASM357369v1, whole genome shotgun sequence genome segment TAGAACTGATGACTTGAAGGGTTTCCGCAAATATGAGAGCATAAAGAAAACTCTGTTGCATGAACTTGTAAGTACTaattcaaacaatttttttttatcctgtAGTTCGCGTTTACACCACATCCTTGCTAAATGCAAAACACCTAACAAAATCGCCATATTTCCATTAAATATGTATTGTGGAAGGAAATTGGTTTCTGAAGTCAATTAACAGGAACTTGGTTTTCCTAACCCGGCATCTTTAGCTAACTTTACATTAGTGAAAAGTAAAAAAACCCGATGAGCTTTTCTAATTAGTTTGTCATTTCAGGCCCACATGTTGCACTCCGAACATGACGCTAACTTCTATGCCTTAGATAAACAGGTAATTTTGATGTATTCTATACTTCCGAACTAAATAAACTGGATTGAGTTGCTTTCGACTAAATTTTCTTATGTTGCTTGAACTGGGAAGCTCAATGAAGAAGCTGTTAGTTTAGATTGGACAAGATCAAGAAGCAACACTCTGAATGGACGTGGGTGTTTGGAGTATTTCGAAGATATTGAAGACGACTATGATGGAACGTCCAATAGCATTTCTCATAAGCTTGGTGGGGAAACATCAGAGCTGTTATCATCTGCTcgtgcatcttctgttgctgctgcttatCGCCGTTTAGTAAATGTCTCTGCCAATAGTTTGGGTGTATCGGAAGTACGTGAGGAACCTGATCCTGATGATTCTGAAATTGAAGGGCATGGGCACTCTACTTTTGATGATCAAAGAACACTAGAACTTGATTATAGTGATTCTAGAGGTGAAACCGCAATGGAGATCGAACATACTTCGAGCACCAATGGAAAGGGAATTACATGTGAACCTGATCCAGATGATTGTGCTGAAGTGGCAAACTATGGCCCTCAATTAAGAAATAGTGAAAGAATTGATTCTATGGCAAGCGACGTTGCTTTAAAGAATGAAGTTGTCGTGGAACCAGACCCTGATGATTCTATGGCAGTTGAATCTGAAGACAATGAATTCCACTTGAGGAAGGTGTGCCAGGAATCCATTCCTGGTGAATCTGAAATAGAATCTCCCACTTTGGCATGTAAGAATACAATGGAACCTGATCCTGATGATTCTGAAGCAATGGGATCCGGGGTAGATACCATCAAGGCAGGGATGAGCAGGGATAAACCTGATCGTGATGATTCCCTGGGCAATGAAGTTGATAGAGATGAGGCTGATACCAGTGGAAAAGATGAGGGCAAACATGCAACTTCCAGTACAGCAGCTGATGAACCTGATCCAGATGATGGAGCATTACAGAGAATCCAAGACCCAGTAGCTGTTGTTTGTAACCGTCTTCAGAAGGCCATTGACATGCTAAGGTATGAGGTTGGCTCGGAGGCTGCTTCTGTCCTTCAAACTCTTTTCAAGATCATCAAGTAAGTACACTGGTTCTCTTTGCTTTACGGTCAGTTGGTCATCACATTGAAGAGTAGTACTAATACTTATCCGACTCTTATTTGCTTGGGTAGAAACGTCATTGAGCACCCTGATGAGCTGAAGTTCAGAAGATTGCGAAAGGTATTTCTAATCGATCCCTATCTTCTTACATTTGAACCTTAGATTATTAAACTCATTATCCAAGCCCCTTCCGATTCTGACgtgtaatttttaattttatctatCATTTGATTCTAATTGCAGGGTAATCCCTTATTCCAGAAGAACGTGGCCAACTATAAAGGTTTGTCAGTTTTCCTTTCTTTCGTCAATTTTATTGTTACAATTGAACTAGATATTGATCACTTTTGTTAAATTGTGAACAGCTGCAATGGAAGTACTCTTTCTGGTTGGGTTCAATGAAGATACTGTACTTGACGAAATAGGGAGAGTGGAAACGTATGTGGTGTTGAAGAGGAACGATCCTGGTCTATTGTGGCTTGTTAAGTCCTCATTAGAGATGTGCATTGCTCACTAGTCTCCCGTGAAGAGTTATCAGATAATAGCCTGGTCTATTGTGGCTTGTTAAGTCCTCATTAGAGATGTGCATTGCTCATTAGTCTCCCTTGAAGAGTTATCAGAGAATAGTGACCACAACTACATATCCGTCCCTTCAAAGAGAGGAAAACAACTACATATTTAATTGTATGTGTATAGCATGTATATGCCTGTTTAGATAACGGAAGGGAGATTCGAAAAGTGAATGAAAAACAAAGAAATGCTGAAATTGGCAGTTGAAATCAACTGTAAAAGTGTATTTTTCTTCCTTGTGGTATTAAGTTCACTTCGACATTATTGTAACGAGGGTATACTGAAATGAGATTGTAAGCATAAAGCATTGTATATGAACGTTGTTAACAATTTATGAGTGTTAAGTTTGAAAAAGAATGGCTGCTAAATCTCCATTTTAGTGAGAAAATTGTAGCACAATTTACTACATGAACTATACAGCTGAAACACAATATGTAGTATGGATCTCCATTGCACGTAAACTACTAAACGGGAGGGTGATGGGAAGGAACTAGGAAATTTACTAAGCGGAAGGGTGATGGGAAGGAACTAGGAAGCCATTCCGGACATTGGGGTTTGGCTCAAACAATACATGTGAGGCAAATTATCTCTCTACAATACATGTGGATTGTAGAGAAACAATCCACACACACCTCATTAGGATTTTGAGAATCTGAGGCAAATTTCCAGCAAACTAGACCATCTTTATTTCTACAACTTCTCCTTGCTGGTTAGCAAATTAATCCACTTAGTTGGTATCAAATTAATCCACTTGGAAAGGACTAATAAGTTGCCTAATATTGAAGCCACGATGCCATAAGATAAGATTATGCATGATACTTTGCAGTGCAGGGGTAGTTTTGTCTTTTTCTAGTATTTTGGGTGCGGATATTACTATTATCTTAGAAGTTCCTGAAAACAAAGATTGTTATCCAGAGTtgtgagaaaagaagaagagaaagaaagaatggAACTCATGAGTTCCACAACACTCAATTGTAAACCCTATCTTTCTCACAATTTCCTCATCTCAAGAAGAACTTCAAACACTCATATCTcaaaccctcttcttcttctccaatcaAATTACACCACAAATTTCGCTAAACTAACTACTTCAAATTCCCGCCAACTTATCTTTCAACAATCAGCAACTCGTGGATTCTCTAGTCAACCCGTTGTCTCTACTACTACTCCCGCGTCTGTAAATTCTGAAAATGACAAATTACCAGCTGATATTGAAGTTACTGAAGTCGAAGAACCTGATTCTAAAGTTAGTTGTTACTCTTCTGTCCAGTACCTAAATGTTGAACTCATTACCTAAATTTGTGCTAGTTCTAACTCAATTTTATATGATGGTTTTTTGAATTACACTGCATTGTGTTTTAAACTTTTGATTTGATTAGTTTGTGGTGTTCACTGTAGGTTCGGTTAAGTGTGAGTGTTCCTCCAGCTGTTTGTGAAGATTGCTATAACAAGGTTCTCGCCGAAATGACCAAGATAGCTAAGGTGCTGTTTTTAGTTTTACTATGATATAAGCTTATATACATGATTACTGTAAACCACCAGAAGTTGTGATAACATTTAGTAGTCGTGAACTGTTATCTTGTTAGTAACATCACTAAGTAAACCCAGACTACAGTGGTGGTTTTTACTAGAATGAGTTGTTGGTTTTGATTAATCTATACACAGTACACAATATATGATTCTATAATCAAGGTGTAAGATTGTGTGTCGACTGTGATAGTGGTTTTGGCTGTAAATTTGAGTTGTTTGCTACCTACAAAGGCCAGGCAGCTAAGCCAAACAACATCCCAACCCCCAATGGCAAGTGGGATTCAAACCCCGTAATTTAGTACAACCACCAATCGGTTGACCAACTTAACTGTTGGACACTTGCATCTGAACCCTTCGCAGTTCTTACAAAGTTGTTTGTTCCTGGATATCTAAGTTCGAAAATTTTGATGGGAAAAGCCTTTAACAAACTGGCTCAATGGTACCTCAGTTCTGCTTTCTGTATGCAGAAAAATGATGTTCGGTATATAATGAACCGAGGTTTGGTGACACATAATATGTTTTGATTTGTTTCGTTGTCAGTTAACtgttttattttatgagttttctgACTGAAAAATGAACGGGATAATATGGTTGATTTGTTCAGGTCCCCGGTTTTCGTCCGGGACAAAAAGTCCCAGAAAATATACTTGTGAGTTATCATGGTAAATCATTTGTACGAAAGGCTACGATTGAAGCAATTCTAAAGAGGACGCTTTCACATGCTATGGATTCGGTATGTTGATAATGAACTGATACTTTATCAATTTCACAACCGCACAAAGAAACCCTTGATTTATACTTCTCAGTCTGAATTCTGAATTTACTGATGTCTTGTTTGCAACTAGTTATTTTCCTTATAGTGGTAACCTTTGCATAATAACTGGCTTCTTATTTTCAATGTGTGCTTTTAGCATAATAATTGGAGAGTATTTGGATTTACGTATGCAGGTAAAAGGAAGGGCCTTAAAAGATTCTGTTCGAATTATTACTAAATTTTCAGAGATGGATGAATCATTTAACTTCCCACACGGTTATTTGAGGTTTGTCAGAAGTTAGATTTTGGCAAGATAGCACTGTAGGCTTCGTGTAGTTTTGTATACAGTCCTCAAACCAAAAACACCCTACTTATATAAAGTAACATGGTAGAAAGAACAATTGTTTGGTTGTTGTAGCTACCCTTTGCAATCTCATTTTTTGACTGGTGGACCAGATACGACTGTGTGGTTGATGTGGCACCTGCGGCTAAATGGATTCCTGAGGATGGATATAAGAATTTGAAAATAGTTGTTGAGATAGACCAAGAGATCGATGCTCAAACGGCTTGTGAGGCTGAGATAAAGAGACGTCATAAGGCTCTTGGCATACTGAGAATTGTGACTGACAGAGGCCTACAGGTAAGTTGTTGGAAGTAACATCTGGTATGAGTTCTTAATTCAACATAAGCTAAAACTGTTGGAAAAACTCGATATGCTGAGAATAATAGTGGTTGAAAACAATATATTTGAGAAAGAGTGGAGTTACCTTTTTTGTTGTAGGAATGATTCAGTTACCTATCAAATGAGTGGAAATTGTTATGAATTATcaaattgaaattatcataaaggATTTATACATTTAACACTCAAGACGTTGATTTTGTGTTTCTAGTAGATCTTTCAAAATTGTGATTTTTCCACTTCCTTCCATAGGTTGGTGATGTTGCAGTTTTGGATATATCCACTGTAAAAGCTACGGAAGATGATTCCGAGGGCGAAAAAATTCCATCTGCAGAGAGTAAAGGTTTGTTTTATCGTCAACAAAGATATGGTTGTTTCTCAGCGACTGGACTTACCTcccaagttattctcataacatTTGCTTTTGCAGGTTTTCAATTGGATACAGAAGAAGCTGACAACCTTCCTCCTGGATTCCTTGATTCAATAATTGGTATTAAAGGAGGAGAAACCAAAACATTCTCACTTGCATTTCCAGACTCATGGAGACAAGAAAATCTACGAGGTGTTGTTGCTCAATATACTGTGAGTTTCTTGCTACCTAATGGGAAAGGGACTAAGTTGTCATTGCTCTCTTTACCAATCCTTACTAGAACGTAAGTTACAGTTACCATATTGctgattttttctttcttttataggTCATATGCAAAGAACTATTCTATAGAGAGTTACCGGCACTGGATGATTCTCTAGCTGAAAAGCTTCTTTCTGGCTGCACGACCTTGATTGAGGTATCCCCTCGTTCTGTTGGCTCATCCACTGAAGATAAGTTCTTAAATTCAGCCTCTTCCTTGGCTTGAAACTCTTCACGGATGAAATCTACAGGTAAGAGAATCGATATTGGAGAGATGTAAAGAAATAGAACAAATAGCTAAGGAACAAGCAACAGACAATGCAATTCTTGATCAGCTATGCAAGGTGATTTAACGGTTATATAATATTGGTGGCATAGTTTAGTCAAATGTGTATGGATGTCCATAATCTGTCTGTGGTAACACAAACTAAAGATGCGTCAAGCCTGGAATGATACACAAACAAGCAAGAAAGATATCCATTAATTGCTAAAGAAATGTATAGAAAGCGGCCTATTCTTTTTCTATTAGTAGGCCGCTTTCAGATGTGCAATAggcctatttttatttattaataggcctattttttcctattttttatcTAGCAAATGTGTAAGCTAATGCTAATGATTGTGTTTCTACTTGTTTTCAGATGATTCAAATTGATATTCCTCGAACCTTGTTTGAGGAACAAGGCAGGCAGCTATATGGAGCCAAACTTTTAGAGTTACAGGTGAAAATCTGAAAATAAAGAAGCAATTTTCTTTTGAAGTGTCAATTTCGTGCCCCAGGCTGTGATAATAAATTTCCGACACAAGGGGGCTCATCCATATGGATAGTCTATTTAGCATGCATGACAGATATTGTTCATCATGTCTCTGAGATCAGGATGAACTTGACATGACTTAAAGACCCACAGGCCATTTGATTTTTTTCGCATTTTCTCATCTGATTCTAGTAAGATATGTCCACAGGCAAAGATGAAACTAGATGAGCAACAGCTGGCTAATCTTTCAAGCCCACAAGCAGTGAAGGAATACCTAGAATACGAGAGGGAAAACATTACAAGTATGGTGAAACAGAGTCTTGCAGTAGGCGATATTTTTAAGCGTGAAAATCTGCAGGTGGATCTCTCCTGATAATAAAGTTGTCCAATTATTTCTTTCTCCTTTCTGCAGTTTATAGTATACATGAATTAGGATAACATATCCCACCACTTGTGTTTATTTTCTATGGTGTACCATTCAAAATGGTGTCATCTTGTTGCAAGTTCGCAAGTGGCCATCAGATCTGCCTAGTATCCATAAAGGTTCTAAACCATCCAATCAATAGACTCATAGTTATAGACCCATTTTGGCTGAAAAGATATCAAATCTAATGAAGGGTCATTAACTTAAAGTGCTGAAAAAGAACCTGCCATATGCATATGATTTGAGAAAAGCTCATGAAACTCCAAGCAAAAACAATTGATTATGGTAtatgttctttaagttggttacATTTTGCTGAAAGCTGGATATATTGCAGTTCTCTACAGAAGATCTAGTAAAAGAGGTTGAGAATTCCATTGATGAATTCAAGCGcaataatcaagagtatgatGAGGAGCGTGTAAAGGATCAGGTTAGTCTATATTTTTCATTTTGTCCAAGTTTCATACGCTGCTATTACTCGTCGACGTCACTCCTTAAGATAGAAGATATCAATTGGCAGCAAGTGTGACCAACAACAACCATTCCTTCAAACTATCACGATAAGCACTGTTGTAAATCATCTTTTAGCATAAAATGACATCAAATACGGTTTTTAGTTGTATTTACTGATCAAAATTGTGTAGGTGCAAGAAATACTCGAGGGAT includes the following:
- the LOC113288065 gene encoding uncharacterized protein LOC113288065 isoform X2, giving the protein MENEHMVDIYVVWRGKKLCVEANSKDTLKEFGQKLQELTNVKSDTMRLLVPKSSNKTSSLLMPFSNEHSSLRLQDSSILEGKSIRMMGVFENEIEEVSQIGTKADLRIAGFDEEEKRLRERMSYRSHTKLKLPQGNYIFCDFRTLQIPGLQLNPPASEALKRMHRLAADPGIVAIMNKHRWRVGIMTELAPVGYVGISPKCLLGFNKNQGEEISLRLRTDDLKGFRKYESIKKTLLHELAHMLHSEHDANFYALDKQLNEEAVSLDWTRSRSNTLNGRGCLEYFEDIEDDYDGTSNSISHKLGGETSELLSSARASSVAAAYRRLVNVSANSLGVSEVREEPDPDDSEIEGHGHSTFDDQRTLELDYSDSRGETAMEIEHTSSTNGKGITCEPDPDDCAEVANYGPQLRNSERIDSMASDVALKNEVVVEPDPDDSMAVESEDNEFHLRKVCQESIPGESEIESPTLACKNTMEPDPDDSEAMGSGVDTIKAGMSRDKPDRDDSLGNEVDRDEADTSGKDEGKHATSSTAADEPDPDDGALQRIQDPVAVVCNRLQKAIDMLRYEVGSEAASVLQTLFKIIKNVIEHPDELKFRRLRKGNPLFQKNVANYKAMEVLFLVGFNEDTVLDEIGRVETYVVLKRNDPGLLWLVKSSLEMCIAH
- the LOC113288065 gene encoding uncharacterized protein LOC113288065 isoform X1, with translation MENEHMVDIYVVWRGKKLCVEANSKDTLKEFGQKLQELTNVKSDTMRLLVPKSSNKTSSLLMPFSNEHSSLRLQDSSILEGKSIRMMGVFENEIEEVSQIGTKADLRIAGFDEEEKRLRERMSYRSHTKLKLPQGNYIFCDFRTLQIPGLQLNPPASEALKRMHRLAADPGIVAIMNKHRWRVGIMTELAPVGYVGISPKCLLGFNKNQGEEISLRLRTDDLKGFRKYESIKKTLLHELAHMLHSEHDANFYALDKQLNEEAVSLDWTRSRSNTLNGRGCLEYFEDIEDDYDGTSNSISHKLGGETSELLSSARASSVAAAYRRLVNVSANSLGVSEVREEPDPDDSEIEGHGHSTFDDQRTLELDYSDSRGETAMEIEHTSSTNGKGITCEPDPDDCAEVANYGPQLRNSERIDSMASDVALKNEVVVEPDPDDSMAVESEDNEFHLRKVCQESIPGESEIESPTLACKNTMEPDPDDSEAMGSGVDTIKAGMSRDKPDRDDSLGNEVDRDEADTSGKDEGKHATSSTAADEPDPDDGALQRIQDPVAVVCNRLQKAIDMLRYEVGSEAASVLQTLFKIIKNVIEHPDELKFRRLRKGNPLFQKNVANYKAAMEVLFLVGFNEDTVLDEIGRVETYVVLKRNDPGLLWLVKSSLEMCIAH
- the LOC113288067 gene encoding trigger factor-like protein TIG, Chloroplastic, which produces MELMSSTTLNCKPYLSHNFLISRRTSNTHISNPLLLLQSNYTTNFAKLTTSNSRQLIFQQSATRGFSSQPVVSTTTPASVNSENDKLPADIEVTEVEEPDSKVRLSVSVPPAVCEDCYNKVLAEMTKIAKVPGFRPGQKVPENILVSYHGKSFVRKATIEAILKRTLSHAMDSVKGRALKDSVRIITKFSEMDESFNFPHGYLRYDCVVDVAPAAKWIPEDGYKNLKIVVEIDQEIDAQTACEAEIKRRHKALGILRIVTDRGLQVGDVAVLDISTVKATEDDSEGEKIPSAESKGFQLDTEEADNLPPGFLDSIIGIKGGETKTFSLAFPDSWRQENLRGVVAQYTVICKELFYRELPALDDSLAEKLLSGCTTLIEVRESILERCKEIEQIAKEQATDNAILDQLCKMIQIDIPRTLFEEQGRQLYGAKLLELQAKMKLDEQQLANLSSPQAVKEYLEYERENITSMVKQSLAVGDIFKRENLQFSTEDLVKEVENSIDEFKRNNQEYDEERVKDQVQEILEGSKVLEWLRDHATIEYVVR